The Pyrenophora tritici-repentis strain M4 chromosome 8, whole genome shotgun sequence genome contains a region encoding:
- a CDS encoding UBN2 multi-domain protein, translating to MAVEKEEWKIPQLTAENHDTWFRRNKVKLKGKKVFYVCEKNLVQHCQIAIAGELTEAMEELEIAEADKHTKIRVNIEKRDKYLEDEATAIDLLFRSLTEDDQALIDEYDTAFQFWAYLQKKYTQTDATTANIYMTRIQTFTFNPGNTIVGSWEKLKEYRRKLVAADADTNGAYKDSALLLVLIRSLPKEFKTTIDTLNAQLNLTVEQKLKFLEEKEVRDQQDADEKALPAFRKTEKYVPPYKRRNHKSSPLSSDSESGTKFMVQCFLCDGAHGVRDCPRRERARKLLKEYDAKKSSKPPIKTLKQRNSHKKTGKAYGAEEVNSESDELSETSDSEPEEIETCRLSKDIVGKASPSTWAADTGASSHMSDQPSLFRRMIKIKRRLVRVGGGELYADWKGEAQVVCKDGSSTWLSEVLLVPNLGVNLLSGRRICAAGLKGRFNSHVLCFKLGKEIIIKATMDDGLYVVSHIADGYHETAFLGTEPHTPVKSELKVNEKERYLLYHRRFAHLGPTKIAKLHEVTTLQKKIQVPEKIEICEVCSLTKMKNSIPKQLREHKATKLALVQFDIAGPFPTSLRGNRWFLQIIDSYTRKNWVIPLKKKGDAQRELRIWKTFVEHQTGEKVKAAGTDNAPELLQQAEEWRVTQGVEIQPTTIASSHQNGPAERNIQTAEADMRAMLKDAGLPIEFWDEAVEADAYLRNRTNTGPMINGKQVSPEEAFTGTKPSIDHIRVWGSKCYSYINPKTIPADQRHDKLVDRGRIGVFMGYSETTNKQFKFYSPELGYTSRTSRLSVDEYTPGGKVELRLRNIPAGPQGTQNTMPDRKPRGRPRKDLELSPAERMEPTPTERMEPSPAEPMEPSPTEPMEPSPAEPIEPVSENLMEPSSAELTHEPVKRHRGRPRRLTTIPPTAPSDERVPNLVNEEGPEEPCTQSVREKEIPRYFTRQAKRKRSNEEIVEDERFSKIVKAMLAQVGLTEEQTRLSEKAFAATEIAGIQIPQTHEQAINDPKYGKQWKAAILEEIIALIENRTWEEVPKPKDANMVDSKWVFTVKTNLDGTVERFKARLVARGFTQAHGTDYNETFAPTVRMDTLRLFMATVAAENLECFHFDIKNAFTESHLKEEIFLKQPQGVEVKKGYVLRVLRSLYGLKQAARDWNLLIKKELLAWGFVQSLADPCMFIHKEKQLRILVYVDDIAAAAKDRAQIDWFYEKLSGRFNTKNLGEIHKILGVRVTRDRKRRTIYLDQEQYLHAVLDKFGMSSKQHRDKKIPSADYTSFRPATDNDTRIDITEYQQVIGSLMFAMVLTRPDIAFTLGKLSQYMSDPAEHHGHALKNLLRYLRSTVTLKLRYGPGGVHSQFVIYSDADWASDMVDRKSVSGSTAMFYGGPISWSSKKQRSVATSSCESEYIALSTCCKQGQWIAQMFRDLGFPKYIGKDTNKVQMLGDNQGAIALTKNPHLHERSKHIDVCYHFIRDLAEQGKLDVAYVPTADMVADGMTKPLQRVAFERFKNQLGVVLGPDLP from the coding sequence atggctgtagagaaggaagaatggaagattccccaacttacagctgaaaaccacgatacttggttccgccgaaacaaggtcaagcttaaggggaagaaagtcttctatgtctgcgagaaaaaCCTGGTACAGCACTGCCAAATAGCAATAGCCGGTGAACTaacggaggctatggaagagttggaaattgctgaagcagacaagcatactaagatccgcgtcaacattgaaaaaagagacaagtacctagaagatgaagccactgcaatcgatctcttgtttcggtcgcttactgaagatgaccaagcccttattgacgaatacgacactgccttccagttctgggcctacctacaaaagaagtacacccaaactgacgccacaaccgccaacatttacatgaccagaattcaaacgttcacattCAATCCTGGGAACACAattgttggatcatgggaaaagctaaaggaataccgacgcaaactcgtagcagcagacgctgacaccaacggagcttacaaggactctgcactactactcgttcttattagatcactcccgaaagaatttaagactacgattgacaccttaaacgcccaacttaaccttacggttgaacagaaacttaagtttctggaagagaaggaggttcgagaccagcaagacgccgacgaaaaagctctcccagcattccggaagacggagaagtatgttccgccttacaagcgccgaaatcacaagagctcaccactatcgtctgactccgaatctggtaCTAAGTTTATggtccaatgcttcctttgtgacggagcccatggcgtacgagactgtccaagacgtgagagagctcgaaagctccttaaggaatacgacgctaagaaatcatctaagcCGCCTATTAAGACACTCAAGCAAAGGAATTCTCACAAAAagactggcaaagcatatggagccgaagaagtcaattcagagtcagatgaattatccgagacctcagactctgaacccgaggaaattgagacatgccgtctctcaaaagacattgtcggtaaggcctctccatctacttgggctgccgacactggcgcctcctcccacatgtctgaccaaccctcattgtttagacgaatgatcaagatcaagcgaagactagttcgggttggagggggagaattatatgcagactggaaaggagaagctcaagtggtgtgtaaagacggatcgtcgacatggttgtcagaagtactgcttgtacctaaccttggagtcaatttgttatcagggagaagaatttgcgcagcaggcctgaagggtcgtttcaattcacacgtactatgcttcaaactaggaaaggagatcattattaaagcaactatggacgacggcctctacgtagtgtcacacattgccgatggataccacgagacagcattcctaggcacggaaccccatacaccagttaagagcgagcttaaggttaatgaaaaggagagatacctgctgtatcacagacgtttcgcacacctaggacctacaaagattgccaaactccacgaagttacaactctccagaagaagattcaagttccagagaagattgaaatctgcgaagtgtgttccctgacaaagatgaagaacagcatccctaagcagctaagagagcacaaggccacgaagctagccttagtacagtttgacattgctggaccctttccaacatctctacgaggaaacaggtggttcctccaaattattgatagctacacgcggaaaaactgggttatcccgctgaagaaaaagggagacgcacaacgggaactccgaatctggaagacctttgtagaacatcaaactggcgagaaagtcaaagctgctggaaccgacaatgcaccagaacttctacagcaagctgaggaatggagagttacacaaggcgtggaaattcagcctacaacaattgcttcctcacaccagaatggaccagccgagcgaaacatccaaactgctgaagctgatatgagagcaatgttgaaagacgctggtttaccaattgagttttgggatgaagctgtcgaagcagacgcatacctacgcaaccgtacaaacacaggacctatgatcaatggaaagcaagtcagtcctgaagaggcattcacaggaacgaaaccatccattgaccacatccgtgtatgggggagcaaatgctattcgtacatcaaccctaaaacgattccagcagaccaacgacatgacaagctcgtggaccgtggcagaattggagtatttatgggatattctgagacaacaaataagcagttcaagttctattcgccagagcttggatacacctcaaggacaagccgattgtcagtggacgaatacacccctggagggaaagttgaactacgactgcgaaacataccagctggaccacaaggaacgcagaatacgatgccagaccgaaaaccaagaggaagacctaggaaggatctAGAATTATCTCCtgccgaacgaatggaaccaactcctaccgaacgaatggaaccatctcctgcagaaccaatggaaccatctcctaccgaaccaatggaaccatctcctgcagaaccaatagaaccagtttccgagaacctaatggaaccatcttcggcagagctaactcatgaaccagtgaagcgtcacagaggaagaccaaggaggctaactactattcctcctactgcaccatctgatgagcgggttcctaatcttgtgaacgaagaggggcccgaagaaccgtgtacccagtctgtacgagaaaaggagattccacgatacttcactagacaagccaaacggaagaggtctaacgaagagattgttgaggacgagagatttagcaagatcgttaaagctatgctagcccaagttggccttacagaagagcaaacacgactatctgagaaggctttcgcagcaaccgagatcgcaggaatccagatcccccagacacacgagcaagctatcaacgacccaaagtatggaaagcaatggaaagcagcaatacttgaagagataatcgcgttaatagagaatcgaacctgggaggaagttccaaagccaaaagacgcgaacatggttgattcaaagtgggtttttacagtcaaaacgaatctcgacgggactgttgagaggtttaaggcacgccttgtggcaagaggttttacgcaagcacacggaacagactacaacgagacttttgccccgacagtccgcatggacaccttacgtctgtttatggccactgtcgcagcggaaaacctggaatgtttccactttgacattaagaatgcattcacagagtcgcacttgaaggaagagatctttcttaagcaaccccaaggagtagaagtcaaaaaaggatacgtccttagagttctccgcagcttatacggactcaaacaggctgctcgcgactggaacttgttgataaagaaagaacttctggcatggggattcgtacaaagcctcgcagacccgtgcatgtttatccacaaagaaaaacaactccgtatcctcgtctacgttgatgacattgctgctgctgcaaaagatcgagctcaaattgattggttctacgagaagctttctggaagattcaacaccaagaacctgggggagattcataagatccttggagtacgagttacgcgagacagaaagcgccgcacaatctacctcgatcaagagcagtacctacacgcagtacttgacaagtttggaatgtctagcaaacaacacagagacaagaagattccatctgcagattacacttcatttaggccagccactgacaacgacacccgaatcgacatcactgaataccagcaagtgatagggagccttatgtttgctatggttcttacacgtccagacattgcattcaccctcggaaagctaagccaatacatgagcgatccagcagaacaccatggccatgcgttgaagaacctgctacgatatctaaggtcgacagtgacattgaagctacgctacggaccagggggagtacactcgcaatttgtcatctactctgatgctgactgggcaagcgacatggtagaccgaaagagcgtttcagggagcactgcaatgttctacggaggtccaatatcatggtctagcaagaagcaacggtctgttgcaacgtcaagctgcgaatctgaatacatcgcactatcaacatgctgcaagcaaggccagtggattgctcaaatgtttagagatcttgggttcccaaagtacattggaaaagacaccaacaaggtccagatgctaggagacaaccagggtgccattgcacttacaaagaaccctcaccttcacgaaagatcaaagcacatcgacgtctgttatcattttatccgagacctagcagaacaaggcaaactcgatgtggcctacgttccaactgcagacatggtggctgatggaatgacaaagccattgcagcgagtcgcattcgagagattcaagaaccaattaggagttgtccttggaccggacctgccctga
- a CDS encoding membrane protein yields the protein MSLNLEKQLVFYGAYHHNKVNVGIHMLCVPPILLTSFLLLTNTPAVPLPSWLSVPNLPFNVGTAGAVIYSTLYILMEPVAGAMLAPILVGGTAYANHLTSTYGATANSWAGAVNIACWIAQFIGHGKFEGRAPALLDNLVQAIFLAPFFVWFEVLFSLGYRPELKRRIDQAVELEIQKFKKSKEKGANGSAK from the exons ATGTCTCTGAATCTAGAGAAACAACTTGTCTTC TATGGAGCATACCACCATAATAAA GTCAACGTTGGGATACACATGCTCTGCGTCCCTCCCATTCTGTTGACGTCGTTTCTGCTT CTCACCAACACTCCCGCCGTACCTCTACCGTCATGGCTCTCAGTCCCTAATCTCCCCTTCAACGTCGGCACCGCCGGAGCTGTTATATACTCGACGCTGTATATCCTGATGGAACCCGTCGCAGGCGCAATGCTTGCTCCCATTCTCGTAGGCGGCACCGCATATGCAAACCACCTCACGTCTACGTATGGCGCAACGGCAAACTCATGGGCCGGCGCGGTCAACATCGCATGCTGGATCGCGCAATTCATTGGGCATGGAAAGTTTGAAGGAAGAGCACCCGCGCTTCTCGACAACCTCGTGCAGGCAATCTTCCTCGCGCCATTCTTCGTCTGGTTTGAGGTACTCTTCTCGCTCGGCTACCGTCCCGAACTGAAACGCCGGATTGACCAGGCTGTTGAACTGGAGATTCAAAAGTTCAAGAAAAGCAAGGAGAAGGGTGCGAATGGATCTGCGAAATGA
- a CDS encoding RPB7, DNA-directed RNA polymerase, subunit E', whose product MFFLKELEKTIQLHPSYFGPLIRQHIHRELLQKEEGSSTGKYTIVCILDSFDISDGKVMPGTGSAEYVVHYKAVVWRPYKGEVVCRKYPS is encoded by the coding sequence ATGTTTTTCCTCAAAGAGCTTGAGAAGACAATCCAGCTGCATCCATCATACTTTGGGCCTCTTATCCGCCAGCACATCCACCGGGAGCTGCTGCAGAAAGAGGAGGGTTCGAGCACTGGCAAGTACACCATCGTGTGTATCCTGGACTCGTTCGACATCAGCGATGGCAAGGTTATGCCTGGCACTGGCTCTGCCGAATATGTGGTACACTATAAGGCGGTTGTATGGCGGCCCTACAAGGGCGAGGTGGTATGTAGAAAATACCCGTCGTGA
- a CDS encoding RPB7, DNA-directed RNA polymerase, subunit E': MIPAEIKFDANATPPQWTDDGEQVIEKGTNIRIKIKGLRSEVDKMYAVGTMKEDYLGPLPS; the protein is encoded by the exons ATGATTCCTGCCGAGATCAAGTTCGACGCAAACGCGACGCCCCCGCAGTGGACCGACGATGGCGAACAAGTTATCGAGAAGGGAACAAACATTCGCATTAAGATCAAGGGTCTGAGGTCTGAGGTGGACAAGATGTATGCTGTTGGGACGATGAAAGAG GATTATCTTGGTCCGCTGCCGTCATAG